In a genomic window of Fibrobacter sp. UWH4:
- the murA gene encoding UDP-N-acetylglucosamine 1-carboxyvinyltransferase, whose product MYQFIVPQVKKPLDGEVEISGAKNAVLAVMAAALLADGVSEITNVPHLKDMKTMSDVLRVIGCHISGEAHCLKIDTRGADHLEAPYELVKTMRASFYVLGPLVARFGRCRVSLPGGCAWGPRPVDLHLKGLEALGAKITVTHGYVEATCDGRLPGGTFHFPISSVGATVNVLMAATLAKGTSVLQNAALEPEIDNLVDYLIGMGAKIQGRGTRTLTVTGVESLRPGNGVTIPDRIEAGTFLCGAAITRGRVRVNKIIPEHIASTLDAFRDMNCKVNVGPDWAEVDARDVELKPITIQTLPFPGYPTDMQAPLMATLLSVPGNSVIQDTVYNDRFKHVAEMERLGASITLSGNTATIKGGLPLEGADVMGSDLRASAALVLAALIAEGETKISRIYHLDRGYEDFEAKMAKLGAKVERVVIDADEP is encoded by the coding sequence ATGTACCAGTTTATTGTTCCCCAAGTCAAGAAGCCGCTCGACGGCGAAGTTGAAATTTCCGGGGCTAAGAATGCAGTGCTCGCCGTGATGGCCGCAGCACTTCTTGCCGACGGCGTATCCGAAATCACGAACGTGCCGCACCTCAAGGACATGAAGACGATGTCCGACGTGTTGCGCGTTATCGGTTGCCATATCAGCGGCGAAGCTCACTGCCTTAAAATCGATACCCGCGGAGCCGATCACTTGGAAGCGCCTTACGAACTCGTGAAGACGATGCGTGCGAGCTTCTATGTGTTGGGCCCGCTCGTCGCAAGGTTCGGACGTTGCCGCGTCTCGCTCCCCGGCGGTTGCGCCTGGGGCCCGCGCCCCGTCGATTTGCACCTAAAAGGGCTCGAGGCGCTCGGTGCAAAGATTACAGTAACGCATGGCTATGTCGAAGCCACCTGCGACGGTCGCCTCCCCGGCGGAACCTTCCACTTCCCGATTTCGAGCGTTGGCGCCACGGTGAACGTGCTGATGGCGGCGACGCTCGCCAAGGGCACCAGCGTGCTCCAAAACGCCGCACTTGAACCTGAAATTGATAACCTCGTCGATTACCTCATCGGCATGGGTGCGAAAATTCAGGGACGCGGCACGCGTACCCTGACGGTAACGGGCGTAGAATCCCTACGCCCCGGCAATGGTGTCACCATCCCCGACCGTATCGAGGCGGGCACCTTCCTCTGCGGTGCCGCCATTACCCGCGGCCGCGTTCGAGTGAACAAGATCATTCCCGAACACATCGCCTCGACCCTCGATGCCTTCCGCGACATGAACTGCAAGGTGAATGTCGGCCCCGACTGGGCCGAAGTCGATGCCCGTGACGTAGAACTCAAGCCGATTACCATCCAAACGCTCCCCTTCCCAGGCTACCCCACCGATATGCAGGCGCCGCTCATGGCAACGCTCCTCTCGGTTCCCGGAAACAGCGTCATCCAGGACACCGTCTATAACGACCGTTTCAAGCATGTAGCCGAAATGGAACGCCTCGGTGCAAGCATTACGCTGAGCGGCAACACCGCCACCATCAAGGGCGGCCTCCCGCTCGAAGGTGCCGACGTCATGGGCTCCGACCTGCGCGCCTCCGCCGCGCTCGTCCTCGCAGCCTTAATCGCCGAAGGCGAAACCAAGATTAGCCGCATTTACCACCTCGACCGCGGTTACGAAGATTTCGAAGCGAAAATGGCAAAGCTCGG